The Arachis hypogaea cultivar Tifrunner chromosome 19, arahy.Tifrunner.gnm2.J5K5, whole genome shotgun sequence genome has a window encoding:
- the LOC112776944 gene encoding transmembrane emp24 domain-containing protein p24beta3, whose amino-acid sequence MEQTQWKRSSKMWMVLACLMMSFFSGIESLSVTVNDVECVYEYVLYEGDTISGNFVVVDHDIFWGSDHPGIDFTVTSPAGNTVQNIKGTSGDKFQFKAPTHGMYKFCFHNPHSTPETVSFYIHVGHIPSEHDLAKDEHLDPINVKIAELREALESVTAEQKYLKARDARHRHTNESTRKRVIFYTVGEYLLLAGVSALQVIYIRRLFSKSVAYNRV is encoded by the exons atggagcaaacgCAGTGGAAGAGAAGCTCGAAGATGTGGATGGTTTTGGCGTgtttgatgatgagcttctttaGCGGCATTGAGTCGCTATCGGTGACGGTAAACGACGTCGAGTGCGTCTACGAGTATGTGCTTTATGAGGGTGACACTATTTCGGGGAACTTTGTTGTCGTCGACCACGATATTTTCTGGGGCTCCGATCACCCTGGTATCGATTTCACG GTGACATCTCCTGCTGGTAATacagtccaaaatatcaaggGGACCTCTGGTGACAAGTTCCAATTTAAAGCCCCGACACATGGAATGTATAAATTCTGTTTTCACAACCCTCACTCAACACCTGAGACTGTTTCTTTCTACATCCATGTTGGTCATATTCCATCTGAGCATGATCTTGCCAAAGATG AGCATTTGGACCCAATTAATGTAAAAATCGCTGAGCTCAGAGAGGCACTAGAATCTGTTACAGCCGAGCAAAAGTACTTGAAAGCTCGTGATGCAAGGCATCGCCACA CGAATGAGAGCACACGAAAGCGTGTTATATTCTACACCGTAGGAGAGTACCTTCTGTTGGCTGGTGTTAGTGCACTGCAGGTCATATACATCAGGCGCCTTTTCAGCAAGTCCGTGGCCTACAACCGCGTTTAA
- the LOC112775193 gene encoding uncharacterized protein has protein sequence MGSAPSTPRRGEAFSPETAEYLIGTFIGDKSFPLSSEFWQKLLELPIHVQWPSDRVQEACELLAKNNGQTRHLAKILFHMACTLQESMSISGVPPFVYEKAVNAAYIGSVFLKHLIESFRGEYVELHLSLDDNETTPMDVLGDQTIENFVMRNVLNFIASVDVSANTYVLHLELLNFMIIAMSTQLLCGPSPGPHDVNPFLDAAMAQDSSLVCSVVRRLLLNFITRSGAPFNRASYSVFYEGSQSSVLQRVGSAAANIVLLPFSYLVSSRGDGSRNPLADSSLHVLLVLIHHHKCVVSEDYSATENNKENQYFSDNPYCKALEHAVDCELDRVDVEGNAHCGQLVKLPFASLFDTLGICLADEAAVLLLYSLLQGNSAFLEYVLVRTDMDTLLMPILEALYNAPRRTANQIYMLLIILLILSQDSSFNASIHKLILTGVPWYKERLLHQTSLGSLLVIILIRTVQYNLSKLRDVYLHTTCLATLANMAPHVHRLSAYASQRLVSLFDMLSRKYNKLADRRDNKLHNEKGNLIEGNSLIEDMSTELHIYTDFLRLVLEIINAILTYALPRNPEVVYAIMHRQEVFQPFKNHPRFSELLENIYTVLDFFNSRMDAQRVSGDWSVKEVLQVIIVNCRSWRGDGMKMFTQLRFTYEQESHPEEFFIPYVWQLVLSRWGLTFNPAAINLFPIDLPTDCVENGVVGSTLRNGDFDKPEYQLDP, from the exons ATGGGGTCGGCGCCGTCAACGCCTCGCAGGGGCGAAGCGTTCTCGCCGGAGACGGCGGAGTATCTGATCGGAACCTTCATCGGTGACAAGTCCTTCCCACTTTCATCAGAGTTCTGGCAGAAGCTTCTAGAGCTTCCCATCCATGTTCAATGGCCCAGTGACCGCGTTCAAGAAGCTTGTGAGCTATTGG CAAAAAACAATGGTCAAACTAGGCATCTTGCAAAGATTTTGTTCCATATGGCGTGCACCTTGCAGGAGTCCATGTCTATATCCGGGGTGCCGCCCTTTGTTTATGAAAAGGCTGTTAATGCAGCGTACATCGGTTCGGTGTTTCTGAAGCACTTGATTGAGAGTTTCCGAGGCGAATATGTCGAGCTACATCTATCTCTCGATGATAATGAGACTACACCAATGGATGTTTTGGGAG ATCAAACAATTGAAAATTTTGTTATGCGGAATGTCCTGAACTTTATTGCTTCAGTAGATGTGAG TGCCAACACATATGTCCTGCATCTAGAGCTgcttaattttatgattattgcaATGTCAACTCAGCTTCTCTGTGGGCCGTCTCCTGGACCACATGATGTGAACCCATTTCTTGATGCTGCAATGGCTCAG GACAGCTCTCTGGTTTGTTCAGTTGTTCGCAGACTACTCTTAAATTTCATTACTCGCAGTGGCGCTCCATTTAATAGGGCATCTTATTCCGTCTTTTATGAAGGAAGCCAGAGCAGTGTGTTGCAGAGAGTTGGTTCTGCAGCTG CAAATATTGTTTTACTGCCATTCAGTTATTTGGTTAGTTCAAGGGGTGATGGATCAAGAAATCCTCTAGCAGATAGCAGTCTTCACGTGCTTCTTgttctcattcatcatcataaatGTGTTGTGAGTGAGGATTACTCTGCCACtgagaataacaaagaaaatcaatATTTTTCTGACAACCCTTATTGCAAGGCCTTAGAGCATGCAGTTGATTGTGAAT TGGATCGAGTAGATGTTGAGGGCAATGCACACTGTGGTCAACTTGTAAAATTGCCATTTGCTTCATTGTTTGATACACTTGGCAT ATGCTTGGCTGATGAGGCTGCTGTTCTTCTACTTTACTCACTGCTGCAAGGAAATTCTGCCTTTCTGGAGTATGTCTTGGTGCGGACTGACATGGATACCTTG TTAATGCCTATTCTGGAAGCTCTATACAATGCTCCAAGGAGAACAGCTAATCAAATTTACATGTTGCTGATTATACTCCTCATACTCAGTCAAGACTCTTCTTTTAATGCAAGCATTCATAAACTG ATTTTGACTGGTGTTCCATGGTACAAGGAACGTCTTCTGCATCAGACTTCTCTTGGTTCCCTCTTGGTCATAATTCTTATCAGAACTGTACAGTATAATTTGTCTAAACTTCGG GATGTTTATCTGCATACAACATGTTTGGCAACTCTGGCAAACATGGCTCCTCATGTCCACCGATTGAGTGCATATGCGTCTCAGAGACTAGTTAGCCTTTTTGATATGCTCTCACGCAA GTATAATAAACTAGCAGATCGCAGAGATAATAAGCTCCATAATGAAAAAGGCAACTTGATTGAGGGAAACAGCCTAATAGAGGATATG TCAACTGAATTGCACATTTATACTGACTTCTTGAGGCTGGTACTGGAAATAATAAATGCAATCCTGACTTATGCACTGCCTCGGAATCCCGAG GTAGTATATGCAATAATGCATAGGCAGGAAGTCTTTCAGCCATTTAAGAATCATCCACGATTTAGTGAACTGCTTGAGAACATTTATACT GTCTTGGATTTTTTCAATAGTCGTATGGATGCTCAAAGAGTGAGTGGCGATTGGTCCGTAAAAGAAGTGCTTCAGGTGATAATTGTCAATTGTCGTTCTTGGCGGGGTGATGGAATGAAG ATGTTCACTCAACTGCGCTTCACATATGAACAAGAGAGTCATCCGGAGGAGTTCTTTATTCCATATGTCTGGCAGCTAGTACTATCGCGTTG GGGACTCACGTTCAACCCAGCAGCCATAAATTTGTTTCCAATTGATCTACCTACAGAT TGTGTTGAAAATGGGGTGGTGGGAAGCACACTCCGGAATGGTGATTTTGACAAGCCGGAGTATCAGCTTGATCCATAG
- the LOC112776231 gene encoding heat stress transcription factor A-6b-like produces the protein MNNPDDHGVGRVMKEEYLGEGSCSFSYPMVVDVPPPPPPPPPPPHPMEGLNESGPPPFLTKTYDIVEDPSTNHIVSWSKGNNSFVVWDPQAFSITLLPRFFKHNNFSSFVRQLNTYGFKKVDPDRWEFANEMFLRGQRVLLKNIKRRKTNQTHHHHQQGLDPCVEVGRFGGLDGELNRLRRDRQVLMAELVKLRQQQQATKSQIQAMEVKLRKTEQKQQQMMTFMARAMQNPNFVQQLVQQKDWRKELEEAFSNKRMRPIHQGPSNNHDGLLGYVDEDCSTFIKLESHIDDDDDDDNDDKFDFEVSEMDLLGLNVKGQSSSEYHHNNNHVQVGVSRNNNNNNNNNNNNNIDEVFWEDLLNEGFEDEDVLAAAEDVDVLAEQLGYLASSPHK, from the exons ATGAATAATCCTGATGATCATGGTGTTGGTAGAGTAATGAAGGAGGAGTATCTAGGAGAAGGGTCTTGTTCCTTTTCATATCCAATGGTGGTGgatgttcctcctcctcctcctcctccgccaCCGCCGCCGCATCCAATGGAGGGGCTTAATGAGAGTGGTCCTCCGCCGTTCCTGACAAAGACATATGACATCGTTGAAGACCCTTCAACAAATCACATAGTTTCTTGGAGCAAAGGAAACAACAGCTTCGTTGTGTGGGATCCTCAAGCTTTCTCCATTACCCTTCTCCCAAGATTCTTCAAGCACAACAATTTCTCCAGCTTTGTCCGCCAACTCAACACCTAT GGTTTTAAAAAGGTAGATCCAGATAGGTGGGAATTTGCTAATGAGATGTTTCTTAGAGGGCAAAGAGTACTTTTGAAGAACATCAAAAGGAGGAAGACAAAtcaaactcatcatcatcatcagcaaGGTTTAGACCCTTGTGTTGAAGTTGGAAGGTTTGGTGGATTAGATGGAGAACTCAACCGGTTGCGGCGTGACCGGCAGGTACTAATGGCGGAGCTGGTGAAGCTCAGACAACAGCAGCAGGCTACAAAGTCTCAAATTCAAGCCATGGAAGTTAAGCTTCGAAAGACGGAGCAGAAACAGCAGCAGATGATGACCTTCATGGCAAGGGCAATGCAGAATCCAAACTTTGTGCAGCAATTGGTTCAACAAAAGGATTGGAGAAAGGAATTGGAGGAAGCTTTCTCTAATAAGAGGATGAGACCTATTCATCAAGGACCTAGTAACAATCATGATGGATTATTAGGTTATGTTGATGAAGATTGCTCAACTTTTATTAAACTAGAATCAcacattgatgatgatgatgatgatgataatgatgacaaGTTTGATTTTGAGGTATCAGAGATGGACCTTCTTGGTTTGAATGTTAAGGGACAAAGTAGCAGTGAATATCATCATAATAATAATCATGTTCAAGTTGGAGTaagtagaaataataataataataataataataataataataataatattgatgaAGTGTTTTGGGAAGATTTGTTGAATGAAGGTTTTGAAGATGAAGATGTTCTTGCAGCTGCTGAAGATGTAGATGTCTTGGCTGAACAACTTGGTTATTTAGCTTCTAGTCCTCATAAATAA
- the LOC112775194 gene encoding early light-induced protein, chloroplastic, with product MAVSSYAMQSILASPMTRTPSRSRVNQFGVPALYMPNMRRNASLSVRSMAEEEQKEQSTEPISPVTPPKPQPRSPKMSTKFSDVLAFSGPAPERINGRLAMIGFVAALAVELSNGQDLLSQISNGGIPWFLGTSVVLSLASLIPLFQGVSVESKSGGFMSSDAELWNGRFAMLGLIALAFTEYVKGGTLV from the exons ATGGCTGTTTCATCTTATGCTATGCAATCTATCCTTGCCAGCCCTATGACTCGCACTCCTAGCAGGTCAAGAGTGAACCAATTTGGTGTTCCTGCTCTGTACATGCCTAACATGAGAAGGAATGCTAGCCTTAGTGTTCGATCCATGGCTGAG GAAGAGCAGAAAGAACAATCAACTGAACCTATAAGCCCAGTTACACCACCAAAGCCTCAGCCTCGTTCACCAAAG ATGAGCACAAAGTTCAGTGATGTGTTGGCATTCAGTGGGCCAGCACCTGAGAGGATCAATGGAAGGCTTGCAATGATTGGATTTGTAGCAGCATTAGCAGTGGAACTATCCAACGGTCAAGATTTGTTGTCACAGATATCCAATGGTGGGATCCCATGGTTCTTGGGGACTAGTGTGGTGCTGTCCCTTGCTTCATTGATCCCACTGTTTCAAGGTGTTAGTGTTGAGTCAAAATCTGGTGGATTCATGTCCTCAGATGCTGAGCTTTGGAATGGTAGATTTGCCATGTTGGGCTTGATTGCTCTTGCTTTCACTGAGTATGTTAAGGGTGGTACCCTTGTGTAA
- the LOC112777460 gene encoding perakine reductase, which produces MEKTKIHVPRVKLGSQGLEVSRLGFGCGGLSGIYNAPLSHEEGCSIIKQVFNKGVTFFDTSDLYGDNHDNEIMVGKALKELPREKVQLATKFGVINNGGMNFEVKGSPEYVRKCCEASLKRLDVQYIDLYYQHRVDTSVPIEDTIGELKRLVNEGKIKYIGLSEANVDTIRRAHAVHPITALQMEYSLWSRDIEETIIPLCRELGIGIVAYSPLGRGFFAGKAVVESLPNQSLLAMHPRFSEENLEKNKPFYKRVDELASKHSCTPSQLALSWLIHQGNDIIPIPGTTKLRNFENNIGSLAVKLTEQDLREISDTVPANEIAGEQEYSTLEKYSWKFATTPLPPK; this is translated from the exons ATGGAGAAGACCAAGATTCATGTTCCCAGAGTTAAACTCGGTAGCCAAGGCTTAGAG GTTTCTAGGTTGGGGTTTGGATGTGGAGGGCTATCTGGAATTTACAATGCCCCCCTTTCCCATGAAGAAGGATGTTCAATTATTAAGCAAGTATTCAATAAAGGTGTCACCTTCTTTGACACGTCAGATCTTTATGGGGATAATCATGATAATGAAATCATGGTTGGCAAG GCCTTAAAAGAGTTGCCTCGCGAAAAAGTTCAGTTGGCTACAAAATTTGGTGTCATTAACAATGGTGGGATGAATTTTGAAGTAAAGGGTAGCCCTGAATATGTGCGAAAATGCTGCGAAGCTAGCCTTAAGCGACTTGATGTCCAGTATATCGATTTGTACTATCAACACAGAGTTGACACTTCAGTGCCAATAGAAGACACT ATTGGGGAGCTGAAAAGGCTGGTAAATGAAGGGAAGATAAAATATATTGGGCTATCAGAGGCTAATGTTGACACAATAAGAAGAGCACATGCGGTTCATCCTATTACTGCTTTGCAAATGGAGTATTCTTTATGGAGCCGTGACATTGAAGAAACTATAATTCCACTATGCAG AGAACTAGGAATCGGAATAGTGGCGTATAGCCCTCTTGGTCGTGGCTTTTTCGCTGGTAAAGCAGTGGTTGAGTCTCTTCCTAATCAGAGCTTGCTG GCTATGCATCCAAGGTTCAGTGAAGAGAATTTGGAAAAGAACAAGCCTTTTTATAAAAGAGTTGATGAGTTGGCTTCTAAACATTCATGCACTCCATCTCAACTAGCTCTATCATGGCTTATTCATCAGGGAAATGACATAATCCCAATCCCAG GAACTACTAAACTGAGGAACTTTGAGAACAACATTGGATCTTTGGCTGTAAAGCTTACAGAACAAGATTTGAGGGAAATTTCTGATACTGTTCCTGCCAATGAAATTGCCGGGGAACAAGAGTATAGTACTTTAGAAAAATACTCTTGGAAATTTGCAACTACACCCTTACCACCAAAGTAA